A window of Methanothrix sp. contains these coding sequences:
- the fen gene encoding flap endonuclease-1, whose product MGVDLGDILTRKKISIEDLSGSWIAVDGFNTLYQFLSTIRQPDGTPLMDSSGRITSHLSGLLYRMTNLVEAGIRVAFVFDGRPPELKAGTLAARAQMKEIAEIQLQEAIATGAESFRYAQATTRINSEILHDSIRLLDAMGIPYVQAPSEGEAQAAFMAIRGDVDYVASQDYDSLLFGAPRVVRNLAITGRRKMPRKNVYIEVPPEVIILEDELTRLGISREQLIDIGIMCGTDYNKGLQKVGPKRALKLIKEHGCLEAVLDALGESIENLQEIRDIFLHPEVTESYELRMKKPSIDEIVGFLCNERDFSEERVRKAAERLNASFRAGQCTLERWF is encoded by the coding sequence ATGGGCGTCGATCTCGGGGACATTCTCACCAGAAAGAAGATCTCGATCGAGGATCTCTCGGGAAGCTGGATCGCAGTCGATGGATTCAACACCCTCTACCAGTTTCTCTCGACCATAAGACAGCCTGACGGCACACCACTAATGGATTCTTCTGGAAGGATAACATCTCATCTATCAGGACTGCTCTACCGCATGACGAACCTCGTGGAGGCCGGGATCAGGGTTGCATTTGTCTTCGATGGCAGACCTCCAGAGCTCAAGGCAGGGACGCTTGCCGCCAGGGCCCAGATGAAGGAGATCGCGGAGATCCAGCTCCAGGAGGCGATAGCCACAGGTGCTGAGAGTTTCAGGTACGCGCAGGCCACAACGAGGATAAACAGCGAGATACTCCATGACTCCATCAGGCTCCTGGACGCCATGGGGATCCCGTATGTCCAGGCCCCCTCAGAGGGCGAGGCGCAGGCAGCCTTCATGGCGATCCGCGGGGATGTTGATTACGTCGCATCCCAGGACTACGATTCCCTCCTCTTCGGAGCGCCCAGGGTTGTGAGGAACCTCGCGATCACAGGCAGGAGGAAGATGCCGAGGAAGAACGTTTACATCGAGGTCCCTCCTGAGGTAATCATCTTAGAGGATGAGCTCACCAGGCTCGGGATAAGCAGGGAGCAGCTCATAGACATAGGGATAATGTGCGGGACCGATTACAACAAAGGACTCCAGAAGGTGGGTCCGAAGAGGGCGCTCAAGCTCATAAAAGAGCATGGATGCCTGGAGGCCGTGCTCGATGCGCTGGGGGAGAGCATCGAAAATCTTCAGGAGATACGGGATATCTTTCTGCATCCGGAGGTCACGGAAAGCTACGAGCTCAGGATGAAAAAGCCCAGTATCGATGAGATTGTCGGGTTTTTATGTAACGAGAGGGACTTCTCGGAGGAGAGGGTCAGAAAAGCTGCGGAGCGCCTGAATGCATCGTTCCGCGCAGGGCAGTGCACACTTGAAAGGTGGTTCTGA
- a CDS encoding helix-turn-helix domain-containing protein, with translation MSHADRIIRAAFQSDEALREAIRSVISEMGMSTREFSRISSIPQSTLYKILSGHREPNITTLRQIVKTIRDLEGGGERFIAIIAARPVLDKIEETKMRIGDKVFTLREYSATNIEEAIIAAVRAESDGAAAVVCAPIVSPTVEKLLTIPVATIIPRESVKRAIEVAAKKIEV, from the coding sequence ATGTCTCACGCCGACAGGATCATCAGGGCAGCATTCCAGTCGGATGAGGCTCTGAGGGAGGCTATAAGATCGGTCATCTCAGAGATGGGGATGAGCACCAGGGAGTTCAGCAGGATCTCATCAATACCCCAGAGCACCCTTTACAAGATACTCTCGGGGCACAGGGAGCCGAACATAACGACGCTCCGGCAGATCGTGAAGACCATCCGTGATCTCGAGGGCGGAGGCGAGAGGTTCATAGCGATAATAGCCGCCAGGCCTGTTCTGGACAAGATCGAGGAGACCAAGATGCGCATCGGGGATAAGGTCTTCACGCTCCGCGAGTACTCAGCGACAAATATCGAGGAGGCGATCATCGCTGCGGTCAGGGCAGAATCCGACGGCGCAGCCGCAGTAGTCTGTGCCCCGATCGTCAGCCCGACCGTTGAGAAACTCCTCACAATACCGGTCGCCACGATAATACCCAGGGAGAGCGTAAAGAGGGCGATAGAGGTCGCGGCAAAGAAGATAGAGGTATGA
- a CDS encoding isopropylmalate synthase, whose translation MRFMSYEDLPKIRLPNGNDVYISDSTLRDGAQMPGIVITLRDRLRIYEYLHRIGIEKLEVFLFSSTDKRAAREMLDRGCNPEVTGWSRANTNDIDLVLEMDGIRETGILMSISDPHMLIKMGLPGREAAREMYLNALQYAVDHGLRTRAHLEDITRSDLEGFVYPLVREIIDIDRDCTIRICDTLGYGLPFDGLNDPYSIPNMVRRLREMGVKNIETHIHDDFGFGTVNSIVGYWYGANWSNLTFLGIGERAGNAELEKVLLFLKTRVEGFEKYDLSCLTEFAQFMEERVGIRVPRNKAVVGRNIFSHESGIHTAGVIKNPFTYEPYPPEIVGATRSLMIGPTSGREVLKIKVEEALRELIDMDVSVSKDDWRLNLIHSEIKRLYDEEKRRSCISDEELKAYVEKYFLFESIFEKESHISGDPMPD comes from the coding sequence ATGCGGTTCATGTCCTATGAGGATCTCCCGAAGATAAGATTGCCGAACGGGAATGATGTGTACATAAGCGACTCCACGCTTCGCGATGGAGCCCAGATGCCCGGGATAGTCATAACTCTGAGGGACAGGCTGAGGATATACGAGTACCTCCACAGGATAGGCATAGAGAAGCTGGAGGTATTCCTGTTCAGCAGCACCGACAAGAGGGCTGCAAGGGAGATGCTGGACAGGGGGTGCAACCCGGAGGTAACAGGCTGGAGCAGGGCGAACACGAATGATATAGATCTTGTTCTGGAGATGGACGGGATCAGGGAGACAGGCATACTGATGTCGATCTCTGATCCGCACATGCTGATAAAGATGGGACTTCCTGGAAGGGAGGCTGCGCGGGAGATGTATCTAAATGCGCTTCAGTATGCTGTCGACCATGGTCTTAGAACCAGAGCGCATCTGGAGGACATCACGCGCTCGGATCTGGAGGGTTTCGTGTACCCACTTGTTAGGGAGATAATCGATATAGACAGGGATTGTACCATCCGCATCTGCGACACCCTCGGCTACGGGCTGCCGTTTGATGGTCTGAACGATCCGTACTCGATACCAAACATGGTCCGGAGGCTGCGCGAGATGGGGGTGAAGAACATAGAGACGCACATCCACGACGACTTCGGCTTCGGCACGGTGAACTCCATCGTCGGCTACTGGTACGGAGCAAACTGGTCGAACCTCACATTTCTGGGCATAGGGGAGAGGGCTGGCAACGCTGAGCTTGAGAAGGTTCTGCTGTTTCTGAAGACCAGGGTTGAGGGCTTCGAGAAGTACGATCTATCGTGCCTGACGGAGTTCGCGCAGTTCATGGAGGAGCGTGTGGGCATAAGGGTGCCGAGGAACAAAGCAGTGGTTGGCAGGAACATATTCTCGCATGAGAGCGGCATACACACGGCTGGCGTGATCAAGAACCCCTTCACCTACGAGCCATACCCGCCGGAGATCGTGGGAGCCACCAGAAGCCTCATGATAGGCCCGACATCAGGCAGGGAGGTTCTGAAGATCAAGGTCGAGGAGGCGCTGAGAGAGCTCATCGATATGGATGTCAGTGTGAGCAAGGACGACTGGCGGCTCAATCTCATACACTCTGAGATAAAGAGGCTGTATGATGAGGAGAAGAGGAGATCAT
- the dph2 gene encoding diphthamide biosynthesis enzyme Dph2, with translation MLISGYEIDLEKAISIIKRAGVRRVGVQLPDGLKRSAAEISGIIAETGAQVLVSGDPCYGACDLDLQLCSMVDLMVHIGHSEMCESLSDRIVYVEARMPSDVGDVVERSLGFLTKSRVAVCTTVQHSHMIDRVIGILRSHGIDAIAGGPSPRTRHRGQVLGCCYTAARVGAEEALFIGTGRFHPLGLSMATGMRVVAADPVTGSVEEIDSQGFLRWRYGIIARASDAKRIGILISKKPGQRRCVTARRLRSLGRSKGKSMLDVYIDRIEPERILDLGLDAVVSTACPRIALDDARRYSVPVLTPPEFEMALGTRNDYVFDEILEACGEPEST, from the coding sequence ATGCTCATCTCAGGGTACGAGATCGATCTGGAGAAGGCGATCAGCATCATTAAAAGAGCGGGGGTCAGAAGGGTCGGCGTCCAGCTTCCCGATGGCCTGAAGAGATCCGCTGCTGAGATCTCAGGGATCATAGCGGAGACCGGCGCTCAGGTTCTTGTCTCTGGGGATCCCTGCTATGGTGCATGTGATCTGGATCTCCAGCTGTGCAGCATGGTCGATCTGATGGTGCACATAGGCCACTCGGAGATGTGCGAGAGCCTGAGCGACAGGATTGTTTACGTGGAGGCGAGGATGCCATCTGATGTTGGAGATGTCGTGGAGAGATCCCTTGGATTCCTCACGAAAAGCAGGGTGGCTGTCTGCACAACCGTCCAGCATTCTCATATGATCGATCGTGTGATTGGGATACTGAGATCTCACGGGATAGATGCCATCGCAGGCGGGCCGTCTCCGAGAACAAGGCACCGGGGGCAGGTTCTCGGCTGCTGCTACACAGCCGCCAGGGTCGGGGCAGAGGAGGCTCTCTTCATAGGCACCGGCAGGTTCCATCCTCTGGGCCTCTCGATGGCGACAGGCATGCGGGTGGTAGCAGCGGATCCTGTAACAGGCTCGGTGGAGGAGATAGATTCGCAGGGTTTTCTAAGGTGGAGATACGGGATCATCGCCAGAGCATCGGATGCGAAGAGGATTGGGATCCTGATATCGAAGAAGCCGGGACAGAGGAGATGCGTGACCGCGAGGAGGCTCAGATCTCTCGGTAGATCTAAAGGAAAGAGCATGCTTGATGTCTACATAGACAGAATCGAGCCTGAGAGGATTCTCGATCTCGGCCTGGACGCGGTAGTCTCGACAGCATGCCCGAGAATCGCCCTCGATGACGCCCGCAGGTACAGCGTTCCCGTTCTGACACCGCCAGAGTTTGAAATGGCGCTTGGCACGAGAAACGATTACGTCTTCGACGAGATCCTCGAGGCATGCGGCGAGCCCGAAAGCACTTGA
- the mfnA gene encoding tyrosine decarboxylase MfnA, which yields MMYTFPEKGLSEETVEDLLREMRGRDSSYERLLSTMCTRPHPVAVRAYTMFLETNLGDPGLFPGTSEIERRVVGILGSLLGCPDASGYISTGGTESNIQAIRAARNSSGRRDGNIVVPKSAHFSFDKIADLLNLEVRKAELDEMLRVDVGDVERLIDENTVCVVGIAGTTEFGQVDPIEDLSELAIENGIPLHVDAAFGGFVLPFLEREYHWDFRVEGVQSITIDPHKMGMSPIPAGGLIFRSPDHVKRLETETYYLTVARQASLTGTRSGAAAAATYAVIMHLGTDGYRKVVRRCMEMTAHLVSEARSMGIEPVIEPVMNVVALKIDDPPGVRRALLERGWHVSMTREPKALRLILMPHMTQENLDLFLSDLEAITSRRSC from the coding sequence ATGATGTACACGTTCCCGGAGAAAGGTCTGTCAGAGGAGACCGTCGAGGATCTCCTGAGGGAGATGCGTGGGAGGGACTCCTCCTACGAACGTCTCCTCTCCACAATGTGCACACGCCCTCATCCCGTGGCGGTACGGGCATACACCATGTTCCTGGAGACGAACCTGGGCGATCCCGGGTTGTTCCCAGGAACATCGGAGATCGAGCGCAGGGTTGTTGGGATTCTTGGGTCCCTACTGGGATGCCCCGATGCATCAGGCTACATATCAACAGGCGGAACCGAGTCGAACATCCAGGCGATACGCGCCGCCAGGAACTCATCCGGCAGGCGCGACGGGAACATAGTCGTTCCAAAATCGGCTCACTTCTCCTTTGATAAGATCGCGGATCTCCTCAACCTGGAGGTTCGGAAGGCAGAGCTCGATGAGATGCTCAGGGTGGATGTCGGGGATGTCGAGAGGCTGATCGATGAGAACACGGTGTGTGTTGTTGGCATCGCCGGAACAACAGAGTTCGGCCAGGTCGATCCAATTGAGGATCTCTCAGAGCTCGCGATCGAGAACGGAATACCTCTTCATGTGGATGCAGCATTCGGCGGGTTCGTTCTGCCGTTCCTTGAAAGAGAGTACCACTGGGATTTCAGGGTTGAGGGGGTGCAGTCGATAACCATCGATCCGCACAAGATGGGCATGAGTCCGATTCCAGCCGGCGGTTTGATCTTCAGGAGTCCGGATCATGTAAAACGGCTTGAGACAGAGACGTACTACCTGACTGTCGCGAGACAGGCATCGCTGACGGGCACCAGGAGCGGAGCTGCAGCCGCTGCCACATACGCTGTGATCATGCATCTCGGCACTGATGGTTACAGGAAGGTTGTCAGGAGATGCATGGAGATGACGGCGCATCTCGTCTCAGAGGCCCGTTCCATGGGCATCGAGCCAGTCATAGAGCCTGTGATGAACGTTGTCGCGCTGAAGATCGATGATCCGCCTGGGGTCAGGAGGGCGCTGCTTGAGAGGGGCTGGCACGTCTCGATGACCAGAGAGCCAAAGGCGCTGAGGCTCATACTGATGCCGCACATGACCCAGGAGAACCTCGATCTGTTCCTGAGTGATCTGGAGGCGATCACCTCCAGGAGGTCCTGCTAA